In the genome of Leptospira licerasiae serovar Varillal str. VAR 010, one region contains:
- a CDS encoding 16S rRNA (uracil(1498)-N(3))-methyltransferase translates to MSSEEIVFFRPRYSPSPDLKLEGEEISHLKALRVYSEEKTVIIKDGAGISFAYSVPSSSKIGNLIGTEKKEKPKVIAKIATAIPKGNRLEWLIQKGTELGITEFIFLVFSHSDRKDLNPERLLKVAAEASSQSGQDFLPEIKGPVSLTKFLEESQSKKEELLLFDPRSEISISPENIRNKTVLIGPEGGFRKEELELISQFGILSVNVGESILRIETAGIFAASLFRLGNLR, encoded by the coding sequence ATGTCCTCGGAAGAGATCGTTTTTTTTCGACCTAGATATTCTCCTTCTCCCGATCTGAAGCTTGAAGGAGAAGAGATCTCCCATCTAAAAGCGCTCAGAGTCTATTCTGAGGAAAAAACCGTAATTATCAAAGACGGTGCGGGGATAAGTTTTGCCTATAGTGTACCTTCTTCTTCTAAAATAGGAAATCTGATCGGTACTGAAAAAAAAGAAAAACCTAAAGTTATAGCAAAGATCGCGACTGCGATCCCGAAAGGAAATAGATTAGAATGGCTCATCCAAAAAGGAACCGAGCTTGGGATCACAGAATTTATTTTTTTAGTATTTTCTCATTCGGACAGAAAGGATCTAAATCCGGAAAGGCTCTTAAAGGTTGCTGCGGAAGCTTCTTCTCAATCCGGTCAGGATTTTTTGCCTGAGATCAAAGGACCGGTCTCTCTTACTAAATTTTTAGAGGAGTCTCAGTCTAAAAAAGAGGAACTTCTTCTTTTTGATCCAAGATCTGAAATAAGCATCAGTCCTGAAAACATTCGGAACAAAACGGTTTTGATCGGACCGGAAGGTGGATTTAGAAAAGAAGAATTGGAACTGATCTCTCAGTTTGGAATACTATCTGTGAATGTGGGAGAATCTATTTTGAGAATAGAGACCGCTGGAATTTTTGCGGCCTCTTTATTTAGGTTAGGAAATTTGCGCTGA
- the thiS gene encoding sulfur carrier protein ThiS: MIVNGKEFSLRELSSPDLFSLLESLKLKPETVAIQKNGEILKRDHWKNSSLEEGDKIEILKFVGGG; this comes from the coding sequence ATGATCGTAAACGGTAAGGAATTCTCTCTCCGGGAACTTTCTTCTCCGGATTTATTTTCCCTATTAGAATCCTTAAAATTGAAACCGGAAACGGTAGCAATCCAGAAGAATGGAGAGATCCTAAAAAGGGACCATTGGAAGAATTCTTCCCTAGAGGAAGGGGATAAGATAGAGATCCTCAAATTTGTAGGAGGGGGTTGA